A section of the Pedobacter sp. HDW13 genome encodes:
- a CDS encoding PhoH family protein — translation MAKKDKADPGLTKKIFVLDTSVILYDHDAINNFHEHDVAIPIQVLEELDNFKSGNDTRNFEARSFIRLIDETAKQKLISDWTPLKKPNSGKFKVILNENPLAVNAEEVYGKGKTDHKILNAALSLKAEHPDKRVVLVSKDICLRLKAKALSLNAEDYETGKIKNVDELYAGKTELHNFSTEIIEAVKQQPFTDATDIGLPAKSANHFYILKNKRKTANVFYNNSLKTISAVSTDAIFKIKPKNIEQAFAIHALLDPQIKLVSIQGNAGTGKTLLALASALEQRKNFRQIYVTRPIVSLSNKDIGFLPGDAKSKTDPFMAPIWDNLRFIKEQFIGDHKMSEKIDELINTEKIAIAPLAFIRGRTLTKIFFIIDEAQNLTPHEVKTIISRAGEHTKIVFTGDIYQIDTPYLDSESNGLSYLIENAKNHPLYAHITLHKGERSELANLANELL, via the coding sequence ATGGCCAAAAAAGATAAAGCAGATCCCGGTTTAACAAAGAAAATTTTCGTTTTGGATACCTCAGTAATCCTTTATGATCATGATGCGATTAACAATTTCCATGAGCATGATGTGGCCATTCCAATCCAAGTGCTCGAAGAACTCGATAATTTTAAAAGCGGTAACGATACCCGTAATTTCGAAGCCAGAAGCTTTATCCGCTTAATTGATGAAACGGCTAAGCAAAAGCTCATCAGCGACTGGACTCCGCTTAAAAAGCCAAATTCGGGTAAGTTTAAAGTAATTCTGAACGAAAACCCACTTGCTGTAAATGCCGAAGAGGTGTATGGCAAGGGCAAAACCGACCATAAAATTTTAAATGCTGCTTTAAGTTTAAAGGCCGAACATCCAGATAAACGCGTTGTGCTGGTATCGAAAGATATCTGCCTGAGGCTAAAAGCCAAAGCCTTATCGTTAAACGCCGAAGATTACGAAACCGGTAAAATTAAAAATGTAGATGAATTATATGCCGGCAAAACTGAACTGCACAATTTTTCGACAGAAATTATAGAGGCCGTAAAACAGCAACCGTTTACTGATGCTACAGATATCGGGCTCCCCGCCAAAAGTGCCAATCATTTCTACATTCTTAAAAACAAAAGAAAAACAGCCAACGTATTTTATAACAATAGCTTAAAAACCATTTCGGCCGTTTCTACTGATGCGATATTTAAAATCAAACCCAAAAATATAGAACAGGCTTTTGCTATACATGCACTTTTAGATCCCCAAATTAAACTGGTAAGCATACAGGGAAATGCCGGAACAGGTAAAACTTTGCTTGCATTAGCCAGCGCATTAGAACAGCGTAAAAACTTCAGGCAGATTTACGTTACCAGACCCATTGTTTCGTTAAGCAACAAAGATATTGGTTTTCTGCCTGGCGATGCGAAATCGAAAACCGATCCTTTTATGGCACCCATCTGGGATAATCTCAGGTTTATTAAAGAACAGTTTATCGGCGACCATAAAATGTCGGAAAAGATTGATGAACTGATCAATACTGAGAAAATAGCCATTGCACCTTTGGCTTTTATACGCGGAAGAACGCTGACTAAGATTTTCTTTATCATTGACGAAGCCCAGAATTTAACTCCTCATGAGGTAAAAACCATTATTTCGAGGGCAGGCGAGCATACCAAAATTGTATTTACAGGCGATATTTACCAGATAGATACACCTTATCTGGATTCGGAAAGTAATGGATTGTCATATTTAATAGAAAACGCCAAAAACCATCCCTTGTATGCACACATTACTTTGCATAAGGGTGAAAGGAGCGAGTTGGCCAACCTGGCGAATGAGTTGTTGTAA
- the gyrA gene encoding DNA gyrase subunit A: protein MAEDLENQQNDKIIQINIEEQMKSAYIDYSMSVIVSRALPDVRDGLKPVHRRVLYGMLGLGVTSGKPYKKSARIVGEVLGKYHPHGDASVYFTMVRMAQDWSLRYPMVDGQGNFGHIDGDSPAAMRYTEARFSKLAEEMVADINKDTVDFQLNFDDTEQEPTVLPSKIPNLLVNGSSGIAVGMATNMAPHNLTEAIDGVINYIDNREITVEELMKFVKAPDFPTGGIIYGYTGVKEAFETGRGRIVMRAKAEIENIKDREVIIVTEIPYQVNKAQMIERTAELVGEKKLEGISNIKDESNKDGIRIVYEIKRDANASIVLNNLYKYTALQTSFSVNNIALVKGRPQMLNLKDLIVHFVDHRHDVVVRRTKFELAEAEKRAHILEGYLIALDHLDEVIKLIRASETPEEARVGLMEKFGLSDLQARAILDMTLRRLTGLERDKIKEEYAELMKTIEYLKSVLADEGLRMQIIKDELEEVKQKFGDARKTTIVHSAEDMSMEDFIDDEEVVITISHEGYVKRTPATEFKAQGRGGKGSKGSTSRNEDFIEHMLVATNHNYMLFFTEAGRCFWLRVYEIPEGSRTSKGRAIQNIINIPKEEKIKAYIKVKNLKDQEYLENNFIIMCTKKGTIKKTSLEAYSRPRVNGINAININEGDVLLEACLTNGDSEIVMALRSGRAIRFNEKTVRPMGRTATGVRGVRLAHDQDEVVGMIAVNNPEVTVLVVSEKGYGKRTDIEDYRVTNRGGKGVKTINVTEKTGQLVSIKDVTDSEDLMIINRSGIVIRIPVSALRVMGRATQGVRLISLKGDDEIASVTKIDHEEDEEETVDLESVVVDGEELEADTTAEADDADEDDDSDNETEEN, encoded by the coding sequence ATGGCAGAAGATTTAGAGAATCAGCAGAACGACAAAATCATTCAAATTAATATAGAAGAGCAGATGAAATCGGCCTACATTGATTATTCAATGTCGGTAATCGTATCGAGGGCTTTGCCTGATGTACGCGATGGATTAAAACCAGTACACCGCCGTGTTTTATACGGTATGTTGGGGCTGGGCGTAACCAGCGGTAAGCCTTATAAAAAATCTGCCCGTATTGTGGGTGAGGTTTTAGGTAAGTACCACCCGCATGGTGATGCATCTGTTTATTTCACTATGGTTCGTATGGCTCAGGATTGGAGTTTACGCTATCCAATGGTAGATGGACAGGGAAACTTTGGCCACATTGATGGTGACTCTCCGGCTGCGATGCGTTATACCGAGGCTAGGTTTAGTAAACTGGCTGAAGAAATGGTTGCTGATATTAATAAAGATACAGTAGATTTTCAGTTAAACTTCGATGATACCGAGCAGGAACCAACGGTTCTACCTTCAAAAATCCCGAACCTTTTAGTTAACGGATCGAGTGGTATTGCAGTAGGTATGGCCACCAACATGGCCCCGCATAACTTAACCGAGGCTATTGATGGTGTAATTAACTATATCGACAACCGCGAAATCACTGTAGAAGAATTAATGAAGTTTGTAAAAGCTCCTGATTTTCCTACCGGTGGTATCATTTATGGTTATACCGGCGTAAAAGAAGCTTTTGAAACTGGCCGTGGCCGTATTGTAATGCGCGCCAAAGCCGAAATCGAAAACATAAAAGACCGTGAGGTAATTATTGTTACCGAAATCCCTTATCAGGTAAATAAAGCACAAATGATTGAGCGTACTGCTGAATTGGTTGGCGAGAAAAAACTGGAAGGCATTTCAAACATCAAAGACGAATCGAACAAAGATGGTATCCGTATCGTGTACGAAATTAAACGCGATGCCAATGCTTCAATCGTATTAAATAACTTATATAAGTATACTGCGCTACAAACATCATTCAGTGTAAATAACATTGCATTGGTAAAAGGCCGTCCGCAAATGCTAAATCTTAAAGATTTAATTGTGCATTTCGTAGACCACCGTCATGATGTTGTTGTTCGCCGTACCAAATTTGAATTAGCTGAAGCCGAAAAACGTGCACATATTTTAGAAGGTTATTTAATTGCTTTAGATCATTTAGACGAAGTAATTAAATTAATTCGTGCTTCAGAAACTCCGGAGGAAGCCCGCGTAGGATTGATGGAGAAATTTGGTTTAAGCGATCTTCAGGCACGTGCTATCCTCGATATGACTTTACGTCGTTTAACGGGACTAGAACGTGATAAGATTAAAGAAGAATATGCTGAGCTGATGAAAACCATCGAATACTTGAAATCTGTTTTAGCTGACGAAGGCTTAAGGATGCAAATCATTAAGGATGAGTTGGAAGAAGTAAAACAGAAATTCGGCGATGCCCGTAAAACCACCATTGTTCACTCTGCCGAAGATATGAGCATGGAAGATTTCATCGACGATGAAGAGGTAGTAATTACCATTTCGCACGAAGGTTACGTTAAACGTACGCCAGCAACCGAATTTAAAGCGCAGGGTAGAGGTGGAAAAGGATCAAAAGGCAGTACTTCACGTAACGAAGACTTTATCGAACACATGTTGGTGGCCACAAACCACAACTATATGCTATTCTTTACCGAAGCAGGAAGATGTTTCTGGTTAAGGGTTTACGAAATTCCGGAAGGTTCGCGTACCAGCAAGGGAAGGGCAATCCAGAATATCATCAATATTCCGAAAGAAGAGAAAATCAAGGCCTACATTAAGGTTAAAAACCTGAAAGACCAGGAATATTTAGAGAACAACTTTATTATTATGTGTACCAAAAAAGGTACTATTAAGAAAACTTCTCTTGAAGCTTATTCACGTCCGCGTGTTAACGGTATCAACGCCATTAACATTAACGAAGGCGATGTATTATTAGAAGCTTGTTTAACCAATGGCGACAGCGAAATTGTAATGGCTTTACGTTCAGGAAGGGCTATCCGTTTCAACGAAAAAACTGTTCGTCCGATGGGTAGAACTGCTACTGGTGTACGCGGTGTAAGGCTGGCACACGATCAGGATGAAGTAGTTGGCATGATTGCTGTAAACAATCCTGAGGTTACCGTGTTAGTAGTATCAGAAAAAGGTTACGGAAAACGTACCGATATTGAAGATTACCGTGTAACCAACCGTGGTGGTAAAGGAGTAAAAACCATTAACGTTACTGAAAAAACCGGACAATTAGTTTCGATTAAAGACGTTACTGATAGCGAAGATTTGATGATCATTAATCGTTCTGGTATTGTTATCCGGATTCCGGTATCAGCTTTAAGGGTTATGGGTCGTGCAACGCAAGGCGTACGCTTAATCTCACTAAAAGGCGACGACGAAATTGCATCGGTAACCAAAATCGACCACGAGGAAGATGAAGAAGAAACAGTTGATTTAGAAAGTGTTGTAGTTGATGGCGAAGAATTAGAAGCCGATACTACAGCAGAAGCTGATGATGCTGACGAAGATGATGATTCAGATAACGAAACGGAAGAAAATTAA
- a CDS encoding TCR/Tet family MFS transporter: MANEKKSAMGFIMVTLLIDFTGFGIIIPVLPKLIQDFTGGGFGLAAEYGGWLTLAYASVQFISSPIIGALSDRYGRRPVLLSSLFGLGIDYIFLAFAPSMIWLFVGRIVAGITGASFTTAQAYIADISAPEKRAQNFGLVGAAFGVGFILGPVLGGAFSHFGTRVPFMVAAGLSLINWLYGYFILPESLPVEKRRAFEWKRANPIGSLRSIGKYPALMGLMATLFLLYFSSHSVQSNWTFYTMEKFNWDASWVGYSLGFVGLVIGVVQGGLIRVILPKIGEKKAVYFGLMLYIIGFVAFAFATKGWMMFAFMLPYGLAGIGGPAMQGLISNQIPANAQGEMQGVLTGLQSLAAIFAPWVMTHIFAYFIEGHAPVYFPGAPFILSAVLTLVGLFIAIRSLNKYH, encoded by the coding sequence ATGGCAAACGAAAAAAAATCGGCAATGGGTTTTATTATGGTTACCCTCCTGATAGATTTTACAGGTTTTGGGATCATCATTCCGGTTTTACCAAAGCTGATACAGGATTTTACAGGTGGTGGCTTTGGTTTGGCAGCAGAATATGGTGGTTGGCTAACGCTCGCTTACGCCTCAGTACAGTTTATATCTTCGCCTATTATTGGTGCGCTTAGTGATCGCTACGGTCGCAGGCCGGTTTTATTAAGCTCTTTGTTTGGTTTGGGTATTGATTATATTTTCCTGGCTTTTGCACCTTCCATGATCTGGTTATTCGTTGGGCGGATTGTAGCTGGTATTACTGGTGCCAGTTTTACTACTGCACAAGCATATATTGCAGATATTTCTGCACCCGAAAAAAGGGCGCAGAATTTTGGTCTGGTAGGTGCAGCTTTTGGTGTAGGTTTTATCTTAGGGCCTGTATTGGGAGGCGCCTTTAGCCATTTTGGTACGCGCGTTCCTTTTATGGTAGCCGCGGGTTTATCGCTAATTAACTGGCTATATGGTTATTTTATTTTACCCGAATCGTTACCAGTAGAAAAGCGCAGAGCTTTTGAATGGAAAAGAGCCAACCCAATAGGTTCGTTACGAAGCATTGGCAAATACCCGGCTTTGATGGGGTTAATGGCTACTTTATTTTTATTGTATTTCTCCAGTCATTCGGTACAATCTAACTGGACTTTCTACACCATGGAGAAATTTAACTGGGATGCCTCATGGGTGGGTTACTCGTTGGGGTTTGTGGGCTTGGTAATTGGTGTGGTGCAAGGTGGCTTAATCCGGGTTATTTTACCAAAAATAGGCGAAAAGAAAGCGGTTTATTTTGGTTTGATGTTGTATATAATCGGTTTTGTGGCTTTTGCTTTTGCTACAAAGGGCTGGATGATGTTTGCCTTTATGCTACCTTATGGACTGGCCGGAATTGGAGGACCAGCGATGCAGGGTTTAATTTCTAACCAGATTCCTGCAAATGCGCAAGGCGAAATGCAGGGCGTTTTAACCGGTTTGCAGAGCTTGGCTGCGATATTTGCACCCTGGGTAATGACCCATATTTTTGCTTATTTTATTGAGGGGCATGCGCCGGTGTATTTTCCAGGAGCACCGTTTATTCTGAGTGCTGTTTTAACTTTGGTTGGGTTGTTTATTGCAATCAGATCGTTGAATAAATACCATTAG
- a CDS encoding ribulokinase yields MSTANYVIGVDYGTDSVRSVLVDTANGKEISASVFLYPRWQKGLYCKPAINQFRQHPLDYIEGLEYTIKQCIEKAGGAEIARLVKGISVDTTGSSPVAVDASGTPLALTPGFEENPNAMFVLWKDHTAVKEAAEINEHATKFETNYLKYVGGIYSSEWFWAKLLRTLRVDSAIKKSAQSWVEHCDWVPFLLCGGKDVTTMKRSRCAAGHKALWAEEFNGLPPEDFFSSLDPLLAGFRAKLFNDTDTSDIAAGTLCTEWADKLGLNTDVVIGVGAFDAHMGAVGGQIEPYYLSKVMGTSTCDILVAPNEDLHGKLINGICGQVNGSVIPGMAGLEAGQSAFGDVYAWFKNLISWPLNSLLTESELINEATALALKEELEAKIIANLSKQADALEDEDYAELAVDWLNGRRTPDANQELKGAITGLGLGTDAPRFFRALAAATCFGAKAIVDRFIEQGVPVKGIIGIGGVAKKSAYIMQMMADVLEMPIRIHRFEHTCALGAAMFAAVAAGIYPNIEAAMAAMGTGFEKEYQPNVKKQKLYRQHYDQYLGLGRYLEKYSKKDVKPYLS; encoded by the coding sequence ATGAGCACAGCAAACTATGTAATAGGCGTAGATTACGGGACGGATTCTGTTCGTTCTGTTTTAGTCGATACCGCTAACGGGAAAGAAATTTCGGCCTCTGTTTTTCTTTATCCACGATGGCAAAAAGGTTTATATTGTAAACCTGCTATTAATCAATTCAGGCAACATCCGCTAGATTATATTGAAGGATTGGAATACACCATCAAACAGTGTATAGAAAAAGCTGGTGGTGCAGAAATTGCCCGACTGGTAAAGGGAATCTCTGTTGATACTACGGGTTCAAGTCCGGTGGCGGTTGATGCAAGTGGTACTCCCTTGGCCTTAACACCTGGTTTTGAAGAAAATCCTAACGCCATGTTTGTATTATGGAAAGATCATACCGCGGTTAAGGAAGCGGCAGAAATTAACGAGCATGCTACCAAATTCGAAACCAATTATTTAAAATATGTAGGTGGAATTTATTCCTCTGAATGGTTTTGGGCTAAGCTTTTGCGCACCTTAAGGGTCGATTCGGCGATTAAGAAAAGTGCCCAATCGTGGGTGGAACATTGTGATTGGGTTCCATTTTTACTCTGTGGCGGCAAAGATGTAACCACCATGAAACGCAGCCGCTGTGCCGCAGGACACAAAGCCTTATGGGCAGAAGAATTTAATGGTTTACCGCCAGAAGATTTCTTTAGCAGTCTCGATCCGCTTTTGGCTGGTTTCAGGGCCAAATTATTTAACGATACCGATACTTCTGATATTGCTGCAGGAACTTTATGTACCGAATGGGCTGATAAGTTAGGCTTAAATACCGATGTGGTAATTGGTGTAGGAGCTTTTGATGCGCACATGGGAGCTGTTGGAGGTCAGATTGAACCCTATTATTTAAGTAAAGTAATGGGCACGAGTACCTGCGATATATTAGTGGCACCAAACGAAGATTTACATGGTAAACTGATTAACGGTATCTGCGGACAGGTAAATGGTTCGGTAATTCCGGGGATGGCCGGTTTGGAAGCCGGACAATCGGCTTTTGGTGATGTATATGCTTGGTTTAAAAATTTAATCAGCTGGCCACTAAATAGTTTATTAACGGAATCTGAATTAATAAATGAAGCTACGGCGCTGGCTTTAAAGGAAGAGCTTGAAGCCAAGATTATTGCCAATTTGAGTAAGCAGGCCGATGCTTTAGAGGACGAAGATTATGCAGAGCTGGCTGTAGATTGGTTGAACGGTCGCAGAACACCTGATGCCAACCAGGAACTTAAAGGCGCTATAACAGGTTTAGGCTTGGGTACCGATGCTCCAAGATTTTTCCGGGCATTGGCTGCAGCAACTTGTTTCGGGGCTAAGGCCATTGTAGATCGCTTTATAGAACAAGGCGTACCTGTAAAAGGGATTATTGGTATTGGTGGTGTGGCTAAAAAATCGGCTTATATTATGCAAATGATGGCCGATGTATTAGAAATGCCAATCAGGATTCACCGTTTTGAGCATACCTGCGCTTTAGGTGCAGCCATGTTTGCTGCTGTTGCGGCAGGTATTTATCCAAACATTGAGGCTGCAATGGCTGCCATGGGAACTGGTTTTGAAAAAGAATACCAACCCAACGTGAAAAAGCAAAAGCTTTACCGCCAGCATTACGATCAATATTTAGGCCTGGGCCGTTACCTGGAGAAATACAGTAAAAAAGACGTAAAACCTTATTTATCATGA
- a CDS encoding nuclear transport factor 2 family protein, whose product MKYIIILSILLLGTTASFAQTKQDSLDIKRAALDYIESQHKPNPKQMEQALHPRLVKRTFWKDKATGKDYVRETSAESMVLLAESYNKKSDKFPVNPKKDLKFLDVSDRTASVKLLADEWIDYMHLVKLNDSWKIINVLWQYNDSAQHQ is encoded by the coding sequence ATGAAGTACATCATCATATTAAGCATCTTGCTTTTAGGAACCACAGCATCGTTCGCACAAACGAAACAAGATAGCCTAGACATTAAACGCGCCGCACTTGATTACATTGAATCGCAACACAAGCCCAATCCTAAGCAAATGGAACAGGCATTACACCCACGTTTGGTTAAACGGACTTTTTGGAAAGATAAGGCCACCGGAAAAGATTATGTGCGCGAAACATCAGCAGAGTCGATGGTTCTATTGGCTGAAAGCTATAATAAGAAGAGCGACAAATTCCCTGTAAACCCTAAAAAGGATCTTAAGTTTCTTGATGTTTCAGATAGGACTGCTTCTGTAAAGCTATTAGCCGATGAATGGATTGACTATATGCACCTGGTAAAACTGAATGACTCATGGAAAATTATAAATGTACTTTGGCAATATAATGATAGTGCCCAACACCAATAA